In Campylobacter sp., the DNA window GATTTTTTTCAAAGACTTTAGCATTCTGCACCGCCTCAAATAAAATTATCCAAATTCTTAAATTTCGACAAATTTGTAGACGCGCTTTTAAAATTAAAAGCTTTGTCGAAATTTAAAAATTTGACCGCCTTAAGACGGCCAAATTTTAAAGCTTATTTTAATGCTGCTTTTGCCTTCTTTGCGACGGTTGCAAAAGCTTCGGCATCGTTCATAGCCATATTTGCTAAAATTTTTCTATCAAGCTCGATGCCCGCTTTTCTAAGTCCGTTTATAAATTTAGAATAGCTGATGTCGTTTAGCCTGCAAGCTGCATTGATGCGCACTATCCAAAGTCTGCGGAAATCGCGTTTTTTCGCGCGTCTGTCACGGAAGGCGTAAACGAGGCTTCTTTCTAGCTGCTCTTTAGCCTTTCTGAAATGTTTGCGTCTTGCACTATAAAATCCGCGCGCAAGCTTTAGCACCTTGTTGTGACGGCAGCGTCTAACGATGCCCGTTTTTACTCTTGCCATATTAATCCTTTCTTAATCGGCGTCCCTTTGGGGATCTTGCCCTAAAATCCATAAATTTAGGGGAGTTTGAATGACTTTCGTCAAAAACTAACTTCGCACTATTTGCAAAGCATTCTTTTAACCGCAGATACGTTCGTCGAATCGACGTATTGGGCCTCGCGCAAATTCCTCTTGCGTTTTTGAGACATCTTCGTCAAAATATGGCTGCGAAACGCCGAGCCTCTTTTGATCTTGTTTTTGCCCGCTTTAAAACGCTTGACGGCACCGCGCACGCTTTTCATCTTTGGCATGGTCGTCCTTTTTTTAAAGTGAACGGGAAGTATATAATAAAGTTTCTTTGAAAAATTTGAATTTTAGCGAAATTTATGAAAATACAAAATACTACATCGAAATTGATATAATTATTACTCATAGCAATATTTTCAGATTTATATCGTTTTTATAAATTTAAGCAATTGGATAAAAGTTTTCCTTTTTAATACAATTAAAACTATAAAACTTACTATTATTAAGCAAAACGCGTAGACGCCGGGCAATATATGAGATATAGCAATAAAGCAAACACCACAAAAAAAATCTACACCAATATTGCAAAAATTTACACTTTTTATAAATTTTTTCAGACCATAACTCAATGCGATATATTTGGCAAAAAGAGATAAAAACAGGCAAAACATTATGATAAATATATCATTGCAAAAATATACAATAAATCCAATAAATACTGAAAATATAATCAAAGAAATTAAATTTATACGAAGCATTTGTCCTTCTTTGCGTAATGCCTTAAAATATGAATTAGTAAGAAGGAGCGTCTTACCTTCGCATAGCAATATCGCAAAAATTATTGGCATATAATTTAAAACGTCCGCATATTTAGGTAACCAAGCGCTCAGTAGAATTTCTACAGGATATGCAAATAGAAATAAAAATACAAATATGATTGATAGTCCATCATCTAAAATTTTAAAAATTTCGTTTTGTTCGCAAGTTTTTTTAGTTCGTAATATCGGGAATAAGATCGCCGAGAATGCATTGATAAAAAATAGAGCAAAATTTAGTAACGACAATATAAGTGAAATTTTACCAAATAAGACGATGCTAAATTTCCATGCAATCATAGATCTTGCAATAAATATCAAAAATATATTGCAAAGCGCAGAGATTGTTAATTTTATACCTATTCGCATATTTTTATATATATAAAATAAGCTATCTGTAAAAGAAGCCATTTTTACTTTAAAAAGATCCCTGCATAAAAAATAAATATAAACAAGCGATATAAATCTGGCAAAAATAAATGAAAATATTAAAAATTTAGCTTTATCGAAATCCACGAAATAAACTGCTGCTATAGATGATAAGACAAAAATTCTTTCTATAAACAAAACGAGTATTGACTTTTTTATCTCATTTACACTTTGCAAAAGATTATATAGAAATGATCTTGGTACTGTGATAGCGCCCGAAATAGCAATATATAAAAATAACCTTTTATCGAACGAAAGCGCACAAACCGTAAAAAATATAATTAGGCATTCTATAATATATAAAATCTCCATCGTACAAATTTGAGATTTTAGAGTTCTTTTAGAAATAAATTCATATCGCCTACCGCCGTATCTTAGATATATACCATCAGATAGTCCAAAATGTAAAAATTCTACATAATTGGCAAAAAATATAAATAATTGATAGTATCCAAAGCCTTCTAAAGATAAAAGCTTCGGTAGAACTAAGATCGATACTGCGGATACAAACGCAAAAAATATCTGCGCTAGCGCCATATATGAAATTTTAGATAGCAAATTCCATCCTAAATCGTCTTTTGCATAAATTTAACTATTAAAAGACCTAGCTTTTTTGGTATCCACATCGCGCTAACCGTAAATATCCAA includes these proteins:
- the rpmI gene encoding 50S ribosomal protein L35 — protein: MPKMKSVRGAVKRFKAGKNKIKRGSAFRSHILTKMSQKRKRNLREAQYVDSTNVSAVKRMLCK
- the rplT gene encoding 50S ribosomal protein L20, encoding MARVKTGIVRRCRHNKVLKLARGFYSARRKHFRKAKEQLERSLVYAFRDRRAKKRDFRRLWIVRINAACRLNDISYSKFINGLRKAGIELDRKILANMAMNDAEAFATVAKKAKAALK